The following proteins are co-located in the Komagataeibacter sp. FNDCF1 genome:
- the thrC gene encoding threonine synthase, which produces MRYISTRGNAPVRDFSSVLLAGLAEDGGLYLPESWPELTVADWRALRDLPYPELAARIIAPFAEGSITHDVLLKLCREAYARFDHPAIVPLTQVEDGLFVQELFHGPTLAFKDMAMQLLGRLFDHVLTERDEKVTIVGATSGDTGSAAIEACRGRERLQVVILHPEGRTSEVQRRQMTTVLEPNVTNLAVQGTFDDCQDLVKAMFADAPFRTDMHLSAVNSINWARIAAQVPYYVYAALALGAPDREVSFAVPTGNFGNVLAAWVARRMGLPIRALCVGSNRNDILSRFLNENDMSIHGVVPSLSPSMDIQVSSNFERLLFELLDRNASECARIMTDFRKTGVMKVSTPVWDRANALFHGLSLDDSATAEEIRTLNTRSHYLADPHTAIGIAAGRTFREPGIPMVAMATAHPAKFPDAMAQATGIRPALPASLADLYDRPERYSVVPAELGVIEDRVRAAVLSNTPAG; this is translated from the coding sequence ATGCGCTATATTTCTACCCGGGGGAATGCCCCCGTCCGCGATTTTTCGTCCGTTCTGCTGGCGGGGCTGGCAGAGGACGGTGGCCTGTACCTGCCGGAAAGCTGGCCCGAACTCACGGTAGCCGACTGGCGTGCCCTGCGCGACCTGCCTTATCCGGAGCTTGCCGCCCGCATCATCGCCCCCTTTGCCGAAGGGTCGATCACGCATGATGTGCTGCTCAAGCTGTGCCGCGAGGCCTATGCCCGATTCGACCACCCGGCCATCGTGCCGCTGACACAGGTGGAGGACGGGCTGTTCGTTCAGGAACTGTTCCATGGCCCCACACTCGCCTTCAAGGACATGGCCATGCAGCTGCTTGGCCGCCTGTTCGACCATGTCCTGACCGAGCGCGACGAGAAGGTGACCATCGTGGGCGCGACATCGGGCGATACCGGGTCGGCCGCGATCGAGGCCTGCCGGGGGCGCGAGCGCCTGCAGGTCGTGATCCTGCACCCCGAGGGGCGGACATCGGAAGTACAGCGCAGGCAGATGACCACGGTGCTGGAACCCAACGTGACCAATCTGGCCGTGCAGGGCACGTTCGATGACTGCCAGGATCTGGTCAAGGCGATGTTCGCCGACGCGCCCTTCCGCACGGACATGCACCTGTCCGCAGTCAATTCCATCAACTGGGCGCGCATCGCGGCCCAGGTGCCCTATTATGTCTATGCCGCCCTTGCGCTGGGCGCGCCCGACCGGGAAGTGTCATTTGCCGTGCCCACGGGCAATTTCGGCAACGTGCTGGCCGCATGGGTCGCGCGCCGCATGGGCCTGCCCATCCGCGCGCTGTGCGTGGGTTCCAACCGCAACGATATCCTCTCACGCTTCCTCAACGAGAACGACATGAGCATCCACGGCGTGGTGCCCAGCCTGTCGCCCTCGATGGATATCCAGGTTTCCTCAAATTTTGAGCGCCTGCTGTTCGAACTGCTGGACCGCAACGCCAGCGAATGCGCGCGCATCATGACCGATTTCCGCAAGACAGGGGTGATGAAGGTCTCCACCCCCGTGTGGGACAGGGCCAATGCGCTGTTCCATGGCCTGTCGCTGGATGACAGCGCCACGGCGGAGGAAATCCGTACGCTGAACACCCGCAGCCATTATCTGGCCGACCCGCATACGGCCATCGGCATCGCGGCGGGCCGTACCTTCCGCGAGCCGGGGATTCCCATGGTGGCCATGGCCACGGCGCACCCCGCCAAATTCCCCGATGCGATGGCGCAGGCAACCGGCATCCGACCGGCACTCCCCGCCTCGCTTGCCGACCTGTACGACCGGCCCGAGCGCTATAGCGTGGTGCCCGCCGAACTGGGCGTGATCGAGGACAGGGTGCGTGCCGCCGTGCTGTCCAACACGCCCGCCGGCTGA
- a CDS encoding TldD/PmbA family protein — translation MSSEPLDLVATLITRARAAGADAADAIYVNRTAHGAQVRNGRTEDLERSETCDLGLRVFVGQRAAIVSATALDPTRFDTLAERAVAMARVVPEDRFAGLCDAAEKGFVDAAGLDLFDPATPSTADLVARARTAEDAALSVAGISNSNGASASFGLSDIILMTSAGFSGRYARTSHSVSASAVAGSGTKMERDYDYHSAVHLSDLEDAAKIGLRAGERTVARLNPVRPRTGRLPIVLDPRISTNMLGHLSGAINGIAIARGTSFLKERMGSRIMPAGITIIDDPRRVRGPGARPFDGEGMLTSTRTLVEDGVLKTWALDSRSARQLGLAPTGCASRGTSGPPAPSFGNMYMQPGSLTPTELMADIEEGIYVTEMMGSAINGITGDYSRGAAGFMIRGGVLAEPVAELTVAGNLNDMFARLVPASDLTFRMATNAPSIRIDDMVIAGA, via the coding sequence ATGAGTTCCGAACCGCTTGACCTGGTCGCGACCCTAATCACCCGCGCCCGCGCGGCAGGGGCCGATGCGGCGGATGCCATATATGTCAACCGCACCGCCCATGGCGCGCAGGTGCGTAATGGCCGCACCGAGGACCTTGAACGCTCCGAAACCTGTGATCTTGGCCTGCGGGTGTTCGTGGGCCAGCGTGCCGCCATCGTGTCTGCCACGGCGCTGGACCCCACGCGGTTCGACACGCTGGCCGAGCGCGCCGTGGCCATGGCCCGCGTAGTGCCCGAAGACCGCTTTGCCGGGCTGTGCGATGCCGCGGAAAAGGGCTTTGTGGATGCAGCGGGGCTGGACCTGTTCGACCCCGCAACCCCCTCCACCGCCGATCTGGTGGCGCGGGCCCGTACGGCGGAAGACGCGGCGCTGTCGGTTGCCGGCATTTCCAACAGCAACGGTGCGTCCGCAAGCTTCGGCCTGTCGGACATCATCCTCATGACATCGGCGGGCTTTTCGGGCCGCTATGCACGCACCAGCCATTCCGTCTCGGCCAGTGCGGTTGCGGGCAGCGGCACGAAGATGGAGCGGGACTACGATTACCATTCCGCCGTCCACCTGTCCGATCTGGAGGATGCGGCAAAAATCGGCCTGCGCGCGGGCGAGCGCACGGTCGCCCGCCTCAACCCCGTGCGCCCGCGTACCGGCAGGCTGCCCATCGTGCTGGACCCGCGTATCTCGACCAACATGCTCGGTCATCTGTCCGGGGCGATCAATGGCATTGCCATCGCGCGCGGCACGTCTTTCCTCAAGGAAAGGATGGGCAGCCGGATCATGCCGGCGGGCATCACCATCATCGACGACCCGCGCCGCGTGCGTGGCCCCGGCGCCCGCCCGTTTGATGGTGAAGGCATGCTGACCAGTACCCGCACGCTGGTGGAAGATGGCGTGCTGAAGACATGGGCGCTGGACTCCCGCTCCGCACGCCAGCTCGGGCTGGCGCCCACCGGCTGCGCCAGCCGGGGCACGTCGGGGCCGCCCGCCCCTTCGTTCGGCAACATGTACATGCAGCCCGGCAGCCTGACACCCACCGAACTGATGGCGGATATTGAGGAAGGCATCTACGTGACCGAAATGATGGGCTCCGCCATCAACGGCATTACGGGTGACTACAGCCGGGGGGCGGCGGGCTTCATGATCCGGGGCGGCGTTCTGGCCGAGCCGGTGGCGGAACTGACCGTGGCGGGCAACCTCAATGACATGTTCGCCCGCCTGGTCCCGGCCAGCGACCTGACCTTCCGCATGGCCACCAATGCCCCCTCCATCCGCATTGACGACATGGTTATTGCAGGCGCCTGA
- the greB gene encoding transcription elongation factor GreB, with the protein MLNTPASSGTGAGRPATGGLSCYITPAGIAAMRAELNALLRDERPKIVEIVSWAAGNGDRSENGDYQYGKRRLREIDRRIRFLTKRIDNAIIVDPAAQPQRNRVFFGATVTYVTERDVERTVTILGVDEADMAAGQVSLVSPVARALMRAGVGDEVRLATPRGEEMIEVVAIAYPPAP; encoded by the coding sequence ATGCTGAACACCCCCGCATCGTCCGGGACAGGGGCGGGCAGGCCGGCCACGGGGGGACTGTCCTGCTACATCACGCCGGCGGGAATTGCCGCCATGCGTGCCGAACTCAATGCCCTGCTGCGTGACGAGCGGCCGAAAATCGTTGAAATCGTATCGTGGGCGGCAGGGAATGGCGACCGTTCCGAAAACGGGGATTACCAGTACGGCAAACGTCGCCTGCGCGAGATCGACCGACGCATCCGTTTCCTGACAAAGCGCATCGACAATGCCATCATTGTCGATCCGGCGGCCCAGCCGCAGCGAAACCGGGTATTTTTTGGCGCGACCGTAACCTATGTCACGGAACGCGATGTGGAACGGACGGTTACAATACTCGGCGTGGACGAAGCCGACATGGCGGCGGGGCAGGTCAGCCTTGTCTCGCCCGTGGCGCGTGCGCTCATGCGCGCGGGTGTGGGGGATGAAGTCCGCCTTGCCACCCCCCGTGGCGAGGAGATGATAGAGGTTGTGGCCATTGCCTACCCGCCCGCACCGTAA
- a CDS encoding heme o synthase produces the protein MSGSATVPNGPEGAALAYDASRVGTEARDWLALLKPRVISLVVFTGAAGLAMAPGPLNPLVAAVSILCICMASGAAGAINMWYDRDIDAVMKRTVTRPIPDGRIRPEAALGYGIGLSVASVILMWLATNTLAAGILAFSIFFYAVIYTMWLKRSTPQNIVIGGAAGAFPPMIGWAAATGSMAVMPVVMFGIIFLWTPPHFWSLSLYACKDYGRAGIPMLPVVRGARHTRWQILWYTIILTAVSLVPSFLHLAGWLYTGVASVLGAGFIYCAIQVLRDRQDAQGVSLTGDGAARRSFRYSLAYLFFLFCGLLADHAFIAH, from the coding sequence ATGAGTGGTTCAGCCACAGTACCCAATGGGCCCGAAGGCGCGGCGCTGGCTTATGACGCCAGCCGTGTCGGCACCGAGGCACGCGACTGGCTGGCGCTGCTCAAGCCGCGTGTCATCTCGCTGGTCGTGTTCACCGGGGCGGCGGGGCTGGCCATGGCGCCGGGGCCGCTCAATCCGCTGGTGGCGGCTGTCAGCATCCTGTGCATCTGCATGGCGTCGGGTGCGGCTGGCGCCATCAACATGTGGTACGACCGTGATATCGACGCGGTGATGAAGCGCACCGTCACCCGCCCCATCCCCGATGGGCGGATCAGGCCGGAGGCAGCGCTTGGCTACGGAATCGGCCTGTCGGTTGCGTCCGTCATCCTGATGTGGCTGGCCACCAACACACTGGCTGCGGGTATCCTTGCCTTTTCCATCTTCTTCTATGCCGTGATCTATACGATGTGGCTCAAGCGCTCCACGCCGCAGAATATCGTGATCGGCGGGGCGGCTGGTGCTTTCCCGCCCATGATCGGCTGGGCTGCGGCCACCGGGTCGATGGCGGTGATGCCTGTGGTGATGTTCGGCATCATCTTCCTGTGGACCCCGCCGCATTTCTGGTCGCTGTCACTCTATGCGTGCAAGGATTACGGGCGGGCGGGCATTCCCATGCTGCCGGTGGTCCGGGGGGCGCGGCATACGCGCTGGCAGATCCTGTGGTACACCATCATCCTGACCGCCGTATCGCTTGTACCGTCGTTTTTGCATCTGGCGGGCTGGCTCTATACAGGTGTGGCCAGCGTGCTGGGGGCGGGGTTCATCTACTGCGCCATTCAGGTGCTGCGGGACCGGCAGGATGCCCAGGGGGTCAGCCTGACGGGTGATGGCGCGGCGCGGCGGTCATTCCGCTATTCACTGGCCTATCTGTTCTTCCTGTTCTGCGGCCTGCTGGCCGATCATGCCTTCATAGCCCACTGA
- a CDS encoding Tim44-like domain-containing protein, whose translation MKKNPSRLMPRKSIVLAASAALTMLPLLAHPHDADARAGGGMSMGSRGSRTYSAPAPSQTAPMGAMPFQRSMTPRQPDAGYGARAPFGAGAGSMAMARPRHPFMSGFMGGLISAGLFGMMFGHGMFGSGMGGGGFLGLLIQLALVFFVVRWAIRRFSGRSGGGGMTSPFPLGGQGPAGGAAPQAGRQPVGVAITAADYQAFQQALINIQAAWSQQNVAAMQHMATPEMVSYFNNQLSDLASRGARNVVSDVRFDRGDLVESWRENNMDYATVAMQYSMIDITTDMTGRVIEGDPANRTSVTELWTFVRAAGTGTWLLSAIQQTPRR comes from the coding sequence ATGAAAAAAAATCCTTCGCGCCTGATGCCGCGTAAAAGCATCGTCCTCGCCGCCAGCGCGGCCCTGACCATGCTGCCTCTGCTGGCCCATCCGCATGATGCCGATGCCCGCGCGGGTGGCGGCATGTCCATGGGCAGCCGTGGCTCACGCACCTACAGCGCACCCGCACCATCGCAGACCGCGCCGATGGGGGCCATGCCTTTCCAGCGCAGCATGACACCCCGCCAGCCGGATGCGGGCTATGGCGCGCGTGCGCCCTTTGGCGCCGGTGCAGGCAGCATGGCGATGGCCCGGCCCCGCCACCCGTTCATGAGCGGGTTCATGGGCGGCCTGATCAGTGCCGGACTGTTTGGCATGATGTTCGGCCATGGCATGTTCGGTTCGGGCATGGGGGGCGGCGGCTTTCTTGGCCTGCTGATCCAGCTGGCGCTGGTCTTCTTCGTCGTGCGCTGGGCGATCCGCCGCTTCAGTGGCCGGAGTGGTGGCGGTGGCATGACCAGCCCCTTCCCGCTGGGCGGGCAGGGACCGGCTGGCGGTGCCGCCCCGCAGGCTGGCCGGCAGCCGGTGGGCGTTGCCATTACGGCTGCGGACTACCAGGCCTTCCAGCAGGCCCTGATCAATATCCAGGCAGCGTGGAGCCAGCAGAACGTGGCCGCCATGCAGCACATGGCCACGCCGGAGATGGTGTCCTACTTCAACAACCAGCTGAGCGATCTTGCCAGCCGTGGGGCCCGCAACGTGGTGTCCGACGTACGCTTTGACCGGGGTGACCTGGTGGAAAGCTGGCGTGAAAACAACATGGATTACGCCACGGTCGCCATGCAGTATTCCATGATCGACATCACGACCGACATGACCGGTCGGGTGATCGAAGGCGACCCCGCCAACCGCACCAGCGTGACCGAACTGTGGACCTTTGTCCGCGCGGCTGGCACGGGCACATGGCTGCTCTCGGCCATCCAGCAGACACCGCGCCGCTGA
- a CDS encoding class I SAM-dependent methyltransferase: protein MSDVLHDETAEKVVEIPSPKSAMDADAVRAAYRRWAGVYDALFGGISAFGRKRAVEAVNALPGRRVLEVGVGTGLALPYYRADKRITGIDLSGDMLERARQRVRRLRLSNVDNLLEMDAEATQFDDGTFDIAVAMFVASVVPHPRALLSELKRVVRPGGHILFVNHFLAQGGVRLAVERGMARASHSLGWHPDFAIESLLPPGDLRRATLQPVPPAGLFTLVTLEREAGSSASPMVA, encoded by the coding sequence ATGAGCGACGTCCTGCATGACGAGACCGCCGAGAAGGTCGTGGAAATCCCGTCCCCCAAATCCGCGATGGATGCCGATGCGGTCCGGGCGGCCTATCGCCGCTGGGCGGGCGTGTATGATGCGCTGTTCGGTGGTATTTCCGCCTTCGGGCGCAAGCGTGCGGTCGAGGCGGTGAACGCGCTGCCCGGCAGGCGGGTGCTGGAAGTGGGCGTCGGTACCGGCCTTGCGCTGCCGTATTACCGTGCGGACAAGCGGATTACCGGCATCGACCTGTCGGGGGACATGCTGGAGCGTGCCCGCCAGCGTGTGCGTCGCCTCAGGCTTTCCAATGTCGACAACCTGCTGGAAATGGATGCCGAGGCAACCCAGTTCGACGATGGCACGTTCGATATCGCGGTTGCAATGTTCGTGGCCTCCGTCGTGCCGCACCCGCGTGCCTTGCTGAGCGAACTCAAGCGCGTGGTCCGGCCGGGCGGGCACATCCTGTTCGTCAATCACTTCCTGGCGCAGGGCGGCGTGCGGCTGGCGGTGGAGCGTGGCATGGCGCGTGCCTCGCATTCACTGGGCTGGCACCCGGATTTCGCCATCGAATCCCTGCTGCCCCCGGGTGACCTGCGGCGCGCGACCCTGCAGCCCGTCCCGCCGGCGGGGCTTTTCACCCTTGTCACGCTGGAGCGTGAGGCAGGCTCCAGCGCAAGTCCGATGGTGGCCTGA
- a CDS encoding pitrilysin family protein: MTDLINVTRLDSGLTIVTERMDRVETVSLGAYVAAGTCNETTPENGVSHFLEHMAFKGTGTRTAVGIAEEIENVGGHINAYTAREHTAYYVKLLKENLDLGADIIGDILTHSSLAPEELERERGVILQEIGQANDTPDDIVFDHFQETAFPDQAMGRPTLGTEAGIQTMSRATLVNYMNTHYTAGNTIIAAAGNLEHARVVDLVQRHFADLPTGSVPPQPAVNYVGGAFTRERELDQAHIVLGFPSMPYGDPDYYPALLLSTLLGGGMSSRLFQEIREKRGLVYSVYSFNAPFRQGGLFGIYAGTGEAQVADLVPVTLEELRKVRHTVTAAELGRARAQLKSSLLMSLESTGSRCEQLARQLQIFDRLIPTTETVRRIDAVTIGDVQRVATRIFSGRPTLASLGPVSHVPSLDSITGVLAA; encoded by the coding sequence ATGACCGACCTGATCAATGTGACCCGACTGGACTCCGGCCTGACCATCGTGACTGAACGGATGGACCGGGTGGAGACCGTCTCCCTCGGGGCGTATGTCGCCGCGGGCACCTGCAACGAAACCACGCCTGAAAACGGGGTCTCCCATTTTCTGGAACACATGGCGTTCAAGGGCACGGGTACCCGCACCGCCGTGGGTATTGCGGAGGAAATCGAGAATGTGGGCGGCCACATCAACGCCTATACCGCGCGTGAGCACACGGCCTATTACGTCAAGCTGCTCAAGGAAAATCTTGACCTGGGTGCCGACATCATCGGCGATATCCTGACCCACAGCAGCCTGGCACCCGAGGAACTGGAACGCGAGCGTGGCGTGATCCTGCAGGAAATCGGGCAGGCGAACGACACGCCGGACGATATCGTGTTCGACCATTTTCAGGAAACCGCCTTTCCCGACCAGGCAATGGGCCGCCCCACGCTGGGCACCGAAGCCGGCATCCAGACCATGTCGCGCGCAACCCTGGTCAACTACATGAACACCCATTACACGGCGGGCAACACCATCATCGCCGCCGCGGGCAACCTTGAGCATGCCCGCGTGGTGGATCTGGTGCAGCGCCACTTTGCCGACCTGCCCACCGGCAGCGTACCACCGCAGCCCGCCGTCAACTACGTGGGCGGCGCCTTCACGCGCGAACGGGAACTGGATCAGGCGCATATCGTGCTGGGTTTCCCCTCCATGCCCTATGGCGACCCGGACTATTACCCGGCCCTGCTGCTGTCCACGCTGCTGGGTGGTGGCATGTCCTCGCGCCTGTTTCAGGAAATCCGGGAAAAGCGCGGGCTGGTCTATTCGGTCTATTCCTTCAACGCGCCGTTCCGCCAGGGCGGGCTGTTCGGCATCTATGCCGGCACGGGGGAGGCACAGGTGGCCGATCTTGTGCCCGTAACGCTGGAAGAACTGCGCAAGGTGCGTCATACGGTCACAGCCGCCGAACTGGGCCGCGCGCGGGCGCAGCTCAAGTCCTCGCTGCTCATGTCGCTGGAAAGCACGGGCAGCCGGTGCGAACAGCTTGCCCGCCAGTTGCAGATCTTTGACCGCCTGATCCCCACGACCGAAACGGTGCGCCGGATCGACGCCGTTACCATCGGGGACGTGCAGCGCGTCGCCACCCGTATCTTCAGCGGCAGGCCGACGCTGGCCTCGCTGGGGCCGGTCAGCCATGTTCCCTCGCTCGACAGCATTACAGGGGTGCTGGCAGCATGA
- a CDS encoding aldose 1-epimerase, with translation MDDRGAFRPCAGQRERGASALLELHAGETRLGLLPDVGGAIAFWRNGDMEFLRPVADPHLVAQHDRAVAGYPLVPFSNRVADDRFRFEGVDYHLAPSFAGENRAIHGNGWQRRWQIDMLSDSSATLTLEHVATPALAAQWPFSYRAQLRYDLREAGLSIGILLENTDTRDQPVGMGFHPYFPRHNGLRLGFAAQSVWTNGPDHMPDLRIPAEGEWSFAHMRDVGQAAIDNCYAGWSGSAFLRWPRRGYALTVEAGPELGHLVVFTPPGQPYIGLEPVSNMNDGLNRAAIADSGVRVLAPGQKMEGHIRMTVVRC, from the coding sequence GTGGACGATAGGGGAGCGTTCCGGCCCTGCGCGGGGCAGCGGGAGCGTGGTGCCTCCGCCCTGCTGGAACTGCATGCGGGTGAAACGCGCCTGGGACTGCTGCCCGATGTGGGCGGGGCCATCGCCTTCTGGCGCAATGGCGACATGGAATTCCTCCGGCCCGTAGCCGACCCCCACCTCGTGGCCCAGCATGACCGGGCGGTGGCGGGGTACCCGCTTGTGCCATTTTCCAACCGGGTGGCGGATGACCGGTTCCGTTTTGAAGGGGTGGATTACCATCTTGCCCCCAGCTTCGCCGGGGAAAACCGTGCCATCCATGGCAATGGATGGCAGCGGCGGTGGCAGATCGACATGCTGTCCGACAGCAGCGCCACGCTGACGCTGGAGCACGTGGCCACGCCCGCGCTGGCCGCCCAGTGGCCATTCAGCTATCGCGCGCAGTTGCGCTACGACCTGCGTGAAGCAGGGCTTTCCATCGGCATCCTGCTGGAAAATACCGATACCCGCGACCAGCCCGTGGGCATGGGGTTCCATCCCTACTTTCCCCGCCATAACGGGCTCAGGCTGGGCTTTGCCGCGCAAAGCGTATGGACGAACGGGCCGGACCACATGCCCGACCTGCGCATCCCGGCGGAGGGGGAATGGTCCTTCGCCCATATGCGTGACGTGGGCCAGGCTGCCATCGACAACTGTTACGCGGGGTGGTCCGGCAGCGCCTTCCTGCGCTGGCCGCGCAGGGGATATGCCTTAACGGTGGAAGCCGGTCCGGAACTGGGCCATCTGGTTGTGTTCACCCCGCCGGGGCAGCCCTATATCGGGCTGGAGCCGGTCAGCAACATGAATGATGGCCTCAACCGCGCCGCCATAGCCGATAGCGGGGTGCGCGTGCTTGCCCCTGGCCAGAAGATGGAAGGTCATATCCGCATGACGGTCGTCCGATGCTGA
- a CDS encoding cbb3-type cytochrome c oxidase subunit I — protein sequence MPTGTRFGADDVRGAATSCSYRTVGMLYLVMAIVAGMAGGLLAVGLQAGLLPHGLVAAWAGGDAAGAADRIARRHGMMMVFFCALPALTGGFGNWFVPLLLRARALAFPRMALVAWALVAGGFVAVMAGLSPAVAPQVSVFALIAWCLGMLLQAIGMIATILNMGPVDQRLRDLPMFVWAQGLAAMMAVMVMPVLAGGLTRIVLAGGDMGAQIDALLHVFAGPEIALLLLPSIGIVSQVIETFSTVPLQMPRVVLGVLTVMSVGGASVWVHDLLHGGLEHMVAPAAMVQLGLIVLPVLAVLAAWGQTVRVGRVRSSVSMEWAAGFVALLLAGTVMSLLPGGMADVHAATLYAAVFALFTGFYYWIGKMVGHVAPVGASRVHFGLTAGGTVLSLLAFHGAPGVLGAVLMGLSVLVFAGIVIQAGLRPAEALPDNYWGPGARTPEWQARNATRGGA from the coding sequence ATGCCCACAGGCACACGGTTCGGGGCAGATGACGTGCGGGGGGCCGCCACGTCCTGTAGCTACAGGACTGTCGGCATGCTGTACCTGGTCATGGCGATCGTGGCGGGCATGGCTGGCGGCCTGCTTGCCGTGGGCCTGCAGGCCGGGCTGCTGCCGCACGGGTTGGTCGCGGCATGGGCTGGTGGTGATGCGGCGGGGGCGGCGGACCGCATAGCTCGCCGCCACGGCATGATGATGGTGTTCTTCTGTGCGCTGCCGGCCCTGACCGGCGGGTTCGGGAACTGGTTCGTGCCGCTTCTGCTGCGTGCCCGCGCGCTGGCCTTCCCGCGCATGGCCCTGGTGGCCTGGGCGCTGGTCGCAGGCGGGTTCGTGGCGGTCATGGCTGGCCTGTCTCCCGCCGTTGCCCCGCAGGTTTCGGTTTTCGCCCTGATCGCGTGGTGCCTTGGCATGCTGCTGCAGGCCATCGGCATGATTGCCACCATTCTCAACATGGGCCCGGTGGACCAGCGGCTGCGTGACCTGCCCATGTTCGTATGGGCGCAGGGACTTGCGGCCATGATGGCCGTCATGGTCATGCCGGTACTGGCGGGCGGGCTGACGCGCATCGTGCTTGCCGGTGGTGACATGGGCGCGCAGATCGATGCGCTGCTGCATGTCTTCGCCGGTCCCGAGATCGCCCTGCTGCTGCTGCCGTCCATCGGCATCGTATCACAGGTTATCGAGACATTTTCCACCGTTCCCCTGCAGATGCCGCGTGTGGTGCTCGGCGTGCTGACCGTCATGTCGGTGGGCGGGGCATCGGTCTGGGTGCATGACCTGCTGCATGGCGGGCTGGAGCACATGGTGGCGCCTGCGGCCATGGTGCAGCTGGGGCTGATCGTGCTGCCGGTACTGGCTGTTCTGGCTGCCTGGGGGCAGACGGTGCGCGTGGGGCGGGTGCGGTCCTCCGTGTCGATGGAATGGGCGGCGGGTTTCGTGGCGCTACTGCTGGCGGGCACGGTCATGTCGCTGCTGCCCGGTGGCATGGCGGACGTGCACGCGGCCACGCTGTATGCGGCCGTGTTCGCGCTGTTCACCGGCTTTTATTACTGGATTGGCAAGATGGTGGGCCATGTGGCCCCTGTGGGTGCCAGCCGTGTGCATTTTGGCCTGACTGCTGGTGGCACGGTGCTGTCGCTGCTGGCGTTCCATGGTGCGCCTGGCGTGCTGGGCGCGGTGCTGATGGGCCTGTCGGTGCTGGTCTTTGCGGGCATCGTGATCCAGGCGGGGCTCCGCCCGGCTGAAGCGCTGCCGGACAATTACTGGGGGCCGGGTGCCCGCACGCCGGAATGGCAGGCGCGTAACGCCACCCGTGGAGGGGCATGA
- the gshB gene encoding glutathione synthase gives MSRPLKVAVQMDPLDGIDINGDSTFAMMLEAQARGYELFVYQVEALSLSEGRTTPRGQRTDRVTARARPVAVQRRAGDHATFGAEQVIDLSGMDVVLMRQDPPFDMAYITATHILEHIHGVGPDRALVVNNPAAVRNAPEKILVTHYPDLMPPTLVTWDIKAILEFRAKWRDIIVKPLFGNGGAGVFRIREDDPNLNALLEMHFARSREPLMIQRYEPAVRRGDKRIILVDGSPVGAIDRIPAEGETRSNMHVGGKAVRAELTARDREICAAIGPMLRDEGLIFVGIDVIGEWLTEINVTSPTGLQEIDRFDGINTAGLIWDAIEGRLETGAPVA, from the coding sequence ATGTCACGCCCCCTGAAGGTTGCCGTCCAGATGGACCCGCTTGACGGTATCGACATCAATGGCGATTCAACCTTTGCCATGATGCTCGAGGCCCAGGCACGGGGGTACGAACTGTTCGTCTATCAGGTCGAGGCGCTGAGCCTGAGCGAGGGACGCACCACCCCCCGCGGCCAGCGCACGGACCGTGTCACCGCCCGCGCCCGCCCGGTTGCGGTGCAGCGGAGGGCGGGTGATCATGCCACCTTCGGCGCGGAGCAGGTGATCGACCTGTCCGGCATGGACGTGGTGCTGATGCGCCAGGACCCGCCATTCGACATGGCTTACATCACGGCCACCCATATCCTTGAGCATATTCATGGCGTGGGCCCGGACCGGGCGCTGGTGGTCAACAATCCCGCCGCCGTACGCAATGCGCCCGAAAAGATACTGGTCACGCACTATCCCGACCTGATGCCGCCGACGCTGGTGACGTGGGATATAAAGGCCATACTGGAATTCCGTGCAAAGTGGCGTGACATCATCGTCAAGCCGCTGTTCGGCAACGGGGGGGCGGGTGTGTTCCGCATCCGTGAGGATGACCCCAATCTCAACGCCCTGCTGGAAATGCACTTTGCCCGCTCCCGCGAGCCGTTGATGATCCAGCGCTATGAACCCGCCGTGCGCAGGGGGGACAAGCGGATCATCCTGGTCGATGGCAGCCCGGTCGGCGCGATTGACCGCATCCCGGCGGAAGGCGAGACCCGGTCCAACATGCATGTGGGCGGAAAGGCGGTCCGGGCGGAACTGACCGCGCGTGACCGGGAGATCTGCGCGGCCATCGGGCCGATGCTGCGCGATGAGGGGCTTATTTTTGTAGGAATCGACGTGATCGGTGAATGGTTGACCGAGATCAATGTCACCTCACCGACCGGCCTGCAGGAAATCGACCGATTTGACGGTATCAATACCGCAGGCCTGATCTGGGATGCGATCGAGGGCAGGCTGGAGACGGGTGCGCCGGTCGCATAG